The Flavobacterium commune genome contains the following window.
ACATCTATTCCAGATATTTAAGATTACAAGGAAGAGACGTTTTGTTTGTTTGCGGAAGCGACGAACACGGAGTTGCCATTTCGATGAAAGCCAAAAAAGAGGGCATTACGCCTCAGGAAGTTATCGACAAGTATGATGGAATTATCCGTAAATCGTTCTCTGATTTTGGAATTGCATTTGATAATTATTCCCGAACTTCGGCTAAGATTCACCACGAAACGGCTTCGGAGTTCTTTAAAAAATTATATGAAAAAGGTGATTTTATTGAAGAAGTAACCGAACAATTGTATGATGCCAAAGCTGATCAATTTCTGGCAGACCGTTTTGTTATTGGAACTTGCCCAAAATGCGGCAACGAAGAGGCTTATGGCGACCAATGCGAAAAATGTGGTTCGACTTTGAATGCTACTGATTTGATTAATCCAAAATCGACTATTACGGGAGAAACTCCTATTTTGAAATCGACAAAACACTGGTTTTTGCCATTGGACAGATACGATGCATTTTTAAGAGAATGGATTCTTGAAGGACATAAAAACGACTGGAAACCGAATGTTTACGGACAGGTAAAATCCTGGATTGACGGCGGATTAGAGCCTCGTGCGGTAACCCGTGATTTGGATTGGGGAATTGATGTTCCTGTGGAAGGAGCCGAAGGGAAAAAATTATACGTTTGGTTTGATGCGCCTATTGGTTACATTTCGTCAACTAAAGAATGGGCTGCGAGAGAAGGAAAGGATTGGACGCCATATTGGAAAGATGAAAAAACCAAGTTAGTTCACTTTATAGGAAAAGACAATATTGTTTTCCATTGTGTGATTTTCCCGGCGATGTTAAAAGCCGAAGGAAGTTATATTTTGCCTGACAATGTTCCTGCAAATGAGTTCCTGAATTTAGAAGGAAATAAATTATCAACTTCTAAAAACTGGGCGGTTTGGTTGCACGAATATTTAGAAGAATTCCCAAATCAACAGGATGTTTTGCGTTATGCTTTGACTTCGAATGCGCCAGAAACTAAGGATAACGATTTTACCTGGAAAGATTTCCAAGCTAGAAATAACAATGAATTAGTAGCGATTTTTGGAAATTTCATCAATCGCGTGGTGGTGTTAACCAATAAATATTACGAAGGAATTGTTCCAACTCCAAACGAACTTTCGGAAGTAGACGAACAAACTTTAGCCGAATTACAAGCCTATCCGGCGGTGATTTCAAGTTCATTGGAAAGATACAGATTCAGAGAAGCTTTAGGCGAA
Protein-coding sequences here:
- the metG gene encoding methionine--tRNA ligase, which codes for MLQNPERYTITAALPYTNGPIHIGHLAGVYVPADIYSRYLRLQGRDVLFVCGSDEHGVAISMKAKKEGITPQEVIDKYDGIIRKSFSDFGIAFDNYSRTSAKIHHETASEFFKKLYEKGDFIEEVTEQLYDAKADQFLADRFVIGTCPKCGNEEAYGDQCEKCGSTLNATDLINPKSTITGETPILKSTKHWFLPLDRYDAFLREWILEGHKNDWKPNVYGQVKSWIDGGLEPRAVTRDLDWGIDVPVEGAEGKKLYVWFDAPIGYISSTKEWAAREGKDWTPYWKDEKTKLVHFIGKDNIVFHCVIFPAMLKAEGSYILPDNVPANEFLNLEGNKLSTSKNWAVWLHEYLEEFPNQQDVLRYALTSNAPETKDNDFTWKDFQARNNNELVAIFGNFINRVVVLTNKYYEGIVPTPNELSEVDEQTLAELQAYPAVISSSLERYRFREALGEMMNAARLGNKYLADEEPWKVIKDNPERVQTQMYVALQIAAALSSLCEPFLPFTAAKLTRILKIENKLNWSTITETSDLMPAGHQIGEAELLFSKIEDEEIQKQIDKLEATKTANIAENKKAEPQKDLIQFEDFAKMDLRVGTILEAEKMPKANKLLILKVDTGIDVRTIVSGIAESFKPEDIIGKRVTVLVNLAPRALRGVESQGMILMTNNAEGKLVFVNPDTEGVGNGETIN